Within the Miscanthus floridulus cultivar M001 chromosome 2, ASM1932011v1, whole genome shotgun sequence genome, the region cttcatggctaaggccactaaggtacaatcttatgaCAATAAAAGTGATAAAGAACATATTGataataatgaacatgaaaataaaaatgatagtgatagtgatgatgatgaacctactaaggatgaattatttgacatgctagaggatgctaaagaacactttgacattaagagaagggaatgcaagagcttgaataaggaggtaaaagcccttaagcaagcccttgatgagctcaaagcaactcatgagaagctataggtagcccataagaagcttggcaaggttcacaaaaagcttgaaaaagctcattccactttgcttaatgaacaagataaaagaaagcatgttgaaacttgtgatgtaggtgtaacttgagatttaattgatacatcattatctatgcctatcattgttgctactactaacccttattgtagcacttccacttctatctcatctagtagtgatggtatcacttgtgatgcctcactagtggttgagaatgagaacctcaagaaggaggtcactaagctcactcacaccttagctaaggcttatggtggtgaggaccgcttgcttatgtgcttgggtagccaaagagcttctctctacaaagaggaattgggctatacccccaagaaaggcaaggcagcctttgctcctcacaagacaagttttgtgaagaataatggtcggttttgtactagttgcaagcaagttggtcatagagagcatgaatgcaccaacaaaagcaaaaatgctaatatatcctccattaagcttaactcttcctatatgcttgttaagggtacaaatggtgtgaaggctaagttcattggcaaaccatggatgggctcaaagaagaaagccatttgagtgccaaagagcttggttactaaccttcaaggacccaagcaagtttgggtacctaaaaagaattgattttcttttgtaggttaattacaaagccagaggaaggcattgggttcttgatagtgggtgcactcaacacatgaccggtgatgcaagaatgtttaactcaatcaacaccaatggcaatgatggttatgatagtatcacatttggtgacaatggcaaaggcaaggtcaaagggcttggtaagattgcaatatccaatgacttgagcatatccaatgtattgctagtagagagcttgaacttcaatttgctatccgtggctcaattgtgtgatcttggattcaaatgcatatttggggtagatgatgtagagatcataagtgtagatggctctaatttgatcttcaaaggttttagatatgagaatctatacttggttgatttcaatgctagtgaagctaaattatctacatgcttgttcactaagtctagcatgggttggttatggcatagaaggcttggtcatgttggaataaaacaattgaatagattgattaagcatgacttagttaaaggtttgaaagatgttgtgtttgaaaaggataagctttatagctcttgtcaagccggcaaacaagttggaaacacccatcctaagaaaagcatgatgagcactagtaaagcatttgagttattgcacatggatttgtttgggccaacacaatatactagtatcggtggaaacaaatatggatttgtgatagttgatgattacactagatacacatgggtattctttctagtggacaaaagtgatgtatttgcaacattcaaatcatttgtcaagggcattcacaatgagtttgaaacaaccatcaagagagttagaagtgataatggtagtgagttcaagaatactagaattgatgagttatgtgatgaatttggaattagacatcaattctcggccaagtacacaccccaatcaaatggccttgttgagaggaagaatagaacacttattgatatggcaaggtctatgtttagtgagtacaatgtgagtcaatccttttgggccgaagctatcaacacggcttgctattgtagcaaccgcctctattgtcaccgattgaaagagaagacaccatatgagctcttgaatggtagaaagcccaacattacatatttttgagtctttggttgcaaatgctatattttgaagaaaggcactagattgggcaagtttgacaagaaatgtgatgaaggattcctacttggctattccactacaagcaaagcatatagagtttggaatttggatagtggtactcttgaggaagttcatgatgttgaatttgatgaaaccaagggttcacaagtagagaatgagaacttggaagatgttagaggcattcaactttcaaatgctatgaagaacatgtatattggtgaattgaggcctagacaagtgattgatgatgaatatgatcaagtgcaagtgctctcaaactcaaatatgcaagatgatacaaatcaagttagtgcaagtgactctcatgacaatgaacaagattaagtggctagtacatcatctcaacccaatgatcaagctagtgcaagcaatcaagttccattgcttcaACCAACAagcattgcaagagatcatcctttggatacaatcattggtgatatttttagaggtgtataaacaagatcaagattggcatcattttgtgaacacttctcatttatgtcatccattgaaccaaagaagatagatgaagctttgagggatgttgattgggtgaatgctatgcatgaagaattgaacaacttcacaagaaatcaagtataggaattagtagagagaccaaagggacacaatgtgattggaaccaaatgggtctttagaaataagcaagatcaagatgggatagtagtgagTAAAAAACAAgtttggtagcacaaggctatactcaagtagaaggtcttgactttggaaaaacatatgccccggttgctagattggaagcaattagaatcttgctagcctatgcttatgcccacaacatcaagctctatcaaatggatgttaagagtgcatttctaaatggctacatcaatgaagaagtatatgttgagcaacctcccggttttgaaaatggtaagaagcccaaccatgtgtacaagttgaaaaaggctttgtatggcttaaagcaagcacctagagcatggtatgagagattgagagatttcctactctctaaagggttcaccatgggcaaggttgacaccactcttttcatcaagaagattgaaaaagatctatttgtattgtaaatctatgttgatgacatcatatttggatcaaccaatcaagaattttatgatgagtttggaaagatgatggctaatgagtttgaaatgtccatgattggcgagttaagttacttctttggtcttcaaatcaagcaattgaaaaatggtacatttgtgagtcaaggcaagtacatcaaggacatgatcaagaagtttggcatgattgatagcaaagtcattagcacaccaatgggaaccaatggcaacttggatagtgatgcaagtggaaacatggtagatcaaaagttgtatcggtctatgattggaagcctactctatgtgaccgcatcaaggccagatgtcatgtttagtgtatgcatgtgtgcaagatttcaatcctcaccaagagaaagtcatttaaagactacaaagagaattttgaggtacttgaagcatacaccaaatgttggtttgtggtatcccaaaggagcaaagtttgagctagttggttactccgacttggattatgcgggatgcaaggtagaaaggaagagcacctcgggcacatgttaattgttgggaagatcacttgtttcatggtcatcaaagaagcaaaatagtgttgcattatcaaccgtcaaagccgaatacatatccgccggtagttgttgtgcacaaatactttggatgaaggccactttgagtgactttggaatcaagttcaagaaagtgccattgctatgtgacaatgagagtgcaatcaagttaaccaacaattcggtgcaacatgcaagaacaaagcacattgatgtccgccgccatttcataagagatcaccaacaaaaaggtaacatttgcattgagagtgtaggcaccgaagatcaacttgccaatatattcaccaagccattggatgagaaaaagttttgcaagctaaggaatgagttgaacatattagatttctcaaatatgtgttgatgcacccccaccaatatgacatgcctctccttcgagcatcccaaggtaaaagttgattggcatgacatacatccttgctaaggacatgtttagtgcatctagtcatattttcaatcctaTGAGGAActttcaaatggttctattttattaggctcattcatgaaaatcaaacgaatttgatgtttatatggtatcactattgctcatatgcttgacttgatcttgtgatagcatatgacatgtttatgggcttgtaaacctagtgtttaatctagaaaatgagctataagtgtttaactcaacatggtacaagataacccttatttggaggtgtgaagaagcttgtccttggattcaaaccgagttaaatatctttggtaaatgatctagactagatcaaatttgggaaaatgatcctcaccccattgattgacattgataatctcgaccctacaagtaatactatctatatttaaaacctttgtggtcattgatgacaaagggggagagaaacaaagatagtagtaaaaatagtgaaaaagtgaaaaagggggagaaatatcataaaaggagagaaacataaagatatattGATATATGAGAGAAATGAACacaggaaagggatcaactaaaagtttgagcacacaagtagggggagcaagctcatgaacttatatggtgcatttgaatgtgcatttcatatgttttcttgcatggcacaagtattaaatttaaacatccatgcttgtgtgatgaaggttagttgtaagattgaatgatgaaatgaaatcactagataactttcattcccaagtaagtctttacaagtgatatctttccaaaagtatgttttcaagtgatattaagctaaccatggtgctaaggaaggtataatggtgcactccaattggtatcacgcttcaaaggtccatcttttataccttagcatcatgtggtagacattgacttctatatttcctatctaagcatatgtgaaagctacaatccaaactcttagcacatatgtagggggagcaattgctaccatttggggttcatgaaacttgtccatattcttttacacatggtaaatatgcttgggcaagcaacatggattcaattgaattttatttcatatctttgtataagggttgtcatcaattaccaaaaagggggagattgaaagctctagtttggttttggtgaactgATGAAACCCTgcgtgctaacctagtttatcaagtgatcatgagataggtagcacacttcaagtggagaagctaatgaagatcatagcatggcaatggtgatggcatggtgatgatcaagggcttaaacttgaatggaagaatgagaaaaataaaaagcttaaggcaaaggtataaaccataggaactgttttgttttggtgatcaagacacttagagagtgtgatcacatttaggtttgatagccatactattaagaggggtgaaactcgtatcggaatgcggttatcaaagtgccactgatgctctaactcattgcatatgcatttaggatctagtggagtgctaacacccttgataatatttgtgaaaatatgctaacacatgtgtataaggtgatacacttggtggttggcacattggagtggagcaagggtgaagaagttagaagtgaaaatagaggagatgccagcgtcggtcaagtgaccgaacgctggatccaaaagcaccggacgctgactgcctgcgtccggtcgcattgactggcagtacagaggctagggtttatcATCGGAcgttgggctgtgtccggtcgaggtggaccggtttttgacccttactgtactcgaccggacgctgaggctccagcgttcggtcagttttgccgcagcgtccggtcagcttcgtagccgttgaaatctgacgaacagcatttgaagctggtgacacgtggcgtcaATCAGTGGACCTGGACGCTGAGTCCTAGGGTCCGGTCaattggaccggtgcgtccggtcagagcgttgtgtgcccagtgaaggggtacaacggctctaggctcacatctttggccattttcattgacatagcaaccttgtgagcctagccaaagtcctcccactcatctccatcattgattcatcatcatagtgagattgggagtgatctaagtgcattgcttaagtgattgcatctagaggcacttggtgttcgtgtttcactgtggatttcgcttgttactcttggtggttgccgccacctagacggcttggagcagcaaggatcgttgagcggagggtggtgattgtctccggctctgatcgtggtgattgtgaggggttcttgatatttccccggcggagcgccaaaatgtactatagtggattgctcgtggcttgtgtgatcctcatcttgtgttggttgtgcggcaccctattgagggtttggcgtgtgaagccaattagcacgtgaacctccaagtgagtgaatcgccacaacgaggactagcttgccggcaagcaagtgaacctcggtaaaaatcattgtgttcattattgatttcgaggtgatgatctttattgttattcattcctgtgattgattggttccttcctctacatgacggtataaccttattgatcactctctttactttaccacaaactagttgtcaagctctttagtgtaactagttgtgagagcttgtttgcttggttggtgtggctctttagttagcctttgagagcacaccaacatagagtagtgtcatagctattgtgtgaatagacactatctaaactagaattgtggtatgtggcttgcattttgagtaggctagcgcaacacttcgcctcataattgtctaaccattttgttaagtgttgttgtagaaatttttattaggctattcacccccttctagccattaggacctttcacctaagCGAGAGCcgaaaaaaaatcgcttagatcctttaaaaatcaaagccaaaaaacaactaccggcaaacccccaccttatctgaAGCTCGGCTGGACCGACCGGCCCACCTTGAACAGTATCCCGACTCACCCGAGACCCTGcctgtaaggcctcggacgaagtaccgattctccgcctcgctcgaggcctcgcacgtaaggcctcggatggggaaccgattctccgccttgctcgaggcctcgcacgtaaggcctcggacggggtatcgattctccgtctcgctcgaggccctacgcgtaaggcctcggacagagaaccgattctccatctcgctcgaggtcGGCTCGgcgacaaccccgtcgcctccgcctcgaccggtttccctgacagaacgtcacgtccaactagcgcgcccaaccactcccgcgacgtcagccgaacgacggctcgacacagcagagtgaccgacgagatgggagtcgcatcagcaccatgccgtccgggacaggacaggacagggcaggggttaccggctgctgtgctcggcactgtgcccacgactgacactcGTACTGCGATGTGCTATctaacccctgctccgaggacagcgcggcgtggggagtcaagtccgggtacctgtagcctcggaatcagtgtacaggaccaactgctccctccgagcctcggccatCCGCTTCAGGGGTATCGACAGCCTCGGGagtcgcgcccgccgagccccccacgatggttcggcctctgcaccaactaggcctcggctctctacgttgtcaacatacagcgaccggcacgtcgtccacgGCGtgtgccatgccctgcgtcaagctatcactggagctcccacgtcgcacaggatcgggcgtgatcggcgcgtcgctccagtacaTCAAGGAtaagaccgctccatcgaccatgccgccacagtgacaagctacagggctcggacacaccatCTCCGCTCACAAAACGCCGCGTGACGAACACATGTATCGCTCCTGTCCTCCctttaactataaaagggagtgaccggaaTCGTCTCCAGGGACGAGAGGACGAACACGGACGAACACAGATAGACGCTCACACGCACAGACATAGCCTGAGACACACACAGACAGATGAACGAGCGACTCACGCcactacgcagagacctggggttagctccctctctcgtcctgcttgtaaccccctactacgagcacctcggtgtaaggaatacaagatcgatctctcagactggacgtagggcacctatcgcctgaactagtataaaccttgtgtctctttgtatcaccatctgggattagggcaCGCAATAtattttactagttggttgaggactcccgggtccgaaacaccgacaactacCATTTGACTGATGATATGTGTACATCATCGCAGGGGGGCTAGTTGAACATCTTGCGTGACTCATCAATGGACAATTCTGGATTCAAGCGCAGTTGCTGCCTCTGGAGCCTTATTATTTCCTTTTGCTTAAGTGTTGGTTATTTGGCCTTGTAGTTGAGGGTTGCTGAGTTTTTAGAATGGAAGCTTCTGACTTAGAGAGAAGTAAGAACAAATACTGCGTGTTGTAAGAGCTTGCAGATGTCAACATTTTCCTGAATGATCATACCATTTACCTTACTGTTTCGTAATACTGGCAGCTGTAAACATGCACTGTTGGTCCCAGATCCGAGGCTGACATTTTGGCAATATTCTAGTCATGCAAAACCACAGTACATTTTTCTGCATTTTTTACTACCTCCGTCTCCCGAAAGAATGCAATTTTAGCACAGTATTACTACGTTTTAGTACCAAGTTCgaccaattataaataaaaaagaattcatatttataataccaaataaataccattagattaattataaaatgtattttcataataaattaatttaaagacaTAACCGTAAATATTATTCACCATAAACTTAGTTAAACATGAACCACTTTTCGTGGCACGAAACCCCTTAGTTGCATTCTTTTTAAGACGGAGGTAATATATAATAGTAATTTTAAAGATTTTTGACTTAAAACAAAGCTAAGTAACCTATATTTGTTATGGGTGTTGTGATTTAACAGCATGAATATACTGGAGACAGATGCAAGCATCGAATTAGATCTCTTACACAAATAAACTGCAGCGCTAACAAAAACAGGCACTAGTAAACAAGTACAATTTCCGATTCCATGAAAGGGAAAAATCTATAAAACCAATCGTTTGTCAAAACAAAGCAGACCCCGAAGTCTGGTTACTGGGATACAGTATGATCTACCAGATCTCTGCTCGGAAGCATACAAAGCAGAAAACTTGCTGACTTGTACAATGATCACCCAGGAATGGATACAAGGTGCCATCAAGCATTCAAGCCTAAGGACGAACTACTACTAGTACCGGTAACTCGACCCATAGCCACCAAGACCTGAAGACGGGTATCTACTAACATCATCGATGCTAGAATAAGATGGCAGTGATGACGAAGGATAGGTGGAGCTGCCATATTGCGAGTAGCTGGACCTATACACTGAATCTAATCCTGCTCCCACATAACTGCTTCTGACAGGTTCTCGGTGTGCAGCCAACGAGTCCTGGATAAGGAGATGGTGTCAAAATGTTTACAGTAGTGGAAATCGAAACCTGCAAAGAAGAATGACGTGCTATTACCTGGATGAGCTGCTGTGCAGCTTGTACCTGTGAAGATGTCCCCTTTATTTCAACAGTAATATCATCAGGACTACCCAAACTCTCCTGAATTGTAACAACAGCCCCACTGTTAGCTCGTATGTACGCAATATTTGCTCCTTTAACTCCTATAATGTCTTCAGCATAGGTAAGTGGGATTTGCATGGTTTGGGTTATCTGCATATGATAAGTTCTTGTCAGCAAGATAGCAACAATTCAAGGTCAAAAAGAGAAGCTATGCTTCCAAGTAGGAATTATTAAGTAACTTGTAAAAGGATCAATGTATGGAATGCACAATAACCAGGCAATAAAGAATTCAATTGTGCTTATTCCACTAAATGTCTTATGAAAAAGGAATGAAAATTCATACAAAGCCATAGATAACTCAGACCTGCGTAAGTAGCGGGCCAGCACCATATATTCCAGAGGGTCGTAGTGTTGACAAGGCTGGATCCCGCCCATAAAGTGATACACCTGAGCGATGAATGTTATGATCTACCAAAGATTCTCGTTCAAGATACAAAGGATCCCTCTTCACTGGGAGAATATATTCATCTACCACTGAAGGTGATTGATTCACTTGTGCAGAACCAATTGAAGGATGTGACATATCACTCCATCCATCACCATTgcgattttggctcactgtagtatTCTGGGGGAAAAAAAGGTAAAAACGGTGAATCAAAAATGATATAAAGGGTAAAAGGGTGCACTAGTGAAGTTTAGCGTGAGTTGGAAATGCATCCTTACAGTTTTTTCAAATAATGGAAGTACAC harbors:
- the LOC136539334 gene encoding RNA-binding KH domain-containing protein PEPPER-like, which produces MAEPPAAAAAAAAAEVGAPASLPQPVAEEADAAAMEEAAAAAKRWPGWPGDSVFRLVVPVLKVGSIIGRKGELIKRLVEETKARVRILEGPVGATERIVLVSGKEDPGLELPPAIGALMRVFKRVIGITDGAAEGTQAAATPGVCAARLLVPGAQAINLIGKQGATIKAIQESTGATIRVISVDERERPFYVTDDERIVEIQGDTEKVLKALQAVSNHLRKFLVDHSVLPLFEKTNTTVSQNRNGDGWSDMSHPSIGSAQVNQSPSVVDEYILPVKRDPLYLERESLVDHNIHRSGVSLYGRDPALSTLRPSGIYGAGPLLTQITQTMQIPLTYAEDIIGVKGANIAYIRANSGAVVTIQESLGSPDDITVEIKGTSSQVQAAQQLIQDSLAAHREPVRSSYVGAGLDSVYRSSYSQYGSSTYPSSSLPSYSSIDDVSRYPSSGLGGYGSSYRY